atgtatgtatgtatggcAAATCAATCAGGAGGTGCATGCATGCAAGTACGCGCGCCTTATAACGGTCATTGTTATTAGAGCAAGACTTATATTTACGAACGGAGTGAGTATTATATTGCTCCTTTCattcacttttgtaagtcattTCAGACAACTCACATGGACTGTTTTATATATTGTTTGAAATGTCTTCAAgatcttataaaagtgaacagaagGGTAGTATATTATGTAGTATTATACAAGAAAGAAAATTAAGGAAAAGACTAATAGatagaaagaaagaaaatacTAATACGAGCATGCATGCAGTTATATATAGAGGTAGCTAGAGTTGTTTGGCGATGGCCTTGAGCGCATCTCGGACGTAGGGGTAGCGGTAGGAGAAGCCGAGCTGGGTGGCCCTGGCCGGGAGCACCTTCTGGCCGGCCAGCACCAACGCCGCGCCTTCTCCCAGCAGCCAGCAGCCACCTCGCCCCCAGCCGCACCGGGTTGGGCGCCGTGCCATTGATGACGCCCGTGTAGGCCGGGTTCCGCAGGGACTCGTAGATGAGATCCACCAGGTCGTCCAAATGAATCCAAGAGAACCTATATATATCTACATCACATTCACATCACATCCAAGAGAACCTATATATATACagcaaagaagaagaaagaagaagaagaagaaaaagtgCAGAGACCATTGTGTTCCTGTGCCGAGCGGCCCACCGGCAAACATCATGAAGAGGGGGATCATCTTGGCCAGAGCGCCGCCGTCCTTGCCAAGGACGACTCCGATCCGAATGAGCACCAGCCGGACGTGCTCCTGCTTCACTTGCCGTGCCCGGCCCTCCCATTCTCGGCATACATGTGCCAGGTAGTCGTTGCCTGATGGGCTGGATTCATCGAAGCTGTCCGTCTCGCTGGTGCCTGCAATTCATTCATTCTTGTATTTTTGGTTAAAAAAAGAAAGATTGATTGATTAAGCTGCTTGCTTgatcaaatcaaatcaaatcaaatcaatttaagaagaagaagaaaaagaagaagaagaagaagaagaagaagaagaagaagaagaagaaaagagtACCATACCGTAGTAGCCGACGGCTGTTGCACTGACGAAAACAGAGGGACCATTGCCATTGCCATTGCCATTGCTGCTAGTATTGATGTGATCCACAACCTAGGTTCAGTTTAATCCCATGGATCAAATTCAGTTCAATTGTTGATGCATCCAGATTAGGTGATTAAAAACGAGAGGACGACGACAGACTAAATTGAAGCATGCATGCAGACATATGATGCAGATGCAGTACAAGTAGAGTAGAGTAGCTACGTACCTTTGAGGTGACATTCACTCGGCTCTGCAGAATTTCGCTCTTAACCTGCATGCATGTATGCATCATTGAGGTCGTGTCCATCAACTAGCTAACCAT
This portion of the Triticum urartu cultivar G1812 unplaced genomic scaffold, Tu2.1 TuUngrouped_contig_6268, whole genome shotgun sequence genome encodes:
- the LOC125530367 gene encoding LOW QUALITY PROTEIN: epimerase family protein SDR39U1 homolog, chloroplastic (The sequence of the model RefSeq protein was modified relative to this genomic sequence to represent the inferred CDS: inserted 2 bases in 1 codon; substituted 1 base at 1 genomic stop codon); translation: MAIRVLFPSSQPQPHLQPSRSSTTTRRSSRQRRGFCCFCSSTSSGGGDEVSSSSSMMTVSITGATGFVGRRLVDKLLSEDHKVCVLTRSTSKNKASSVFPASRYPGVTIADKEGDWERCIRDSTGVVNLAXEPNSTRWSPEVKSEILQSRVNVTSKVVDHINTSSNGNGNGNGPSVFVSATAVGYYGTSETDSFDESSPSGNDYLAHVCREWEGRARQVKQEHVRLVLIRIGVVLGKDGGALAKMIPLFMMFAGGPLGTGTQWFSWIHLDDLVDLIYESLRNPAYTGVINGTAPNPVRLGARWLXWLLGEGAALVLAGQKVLPARATQLGFSYRYPYVRDALKAIAKQL